One segment of Armatimonadota bacterium DNA contains the following:
- the cas4 gene encoding CRISPR-associated protein Cas4, with translation MRRDRDDLQPGEKEAEAPDTEMSFLERIFGEDVPVRGVEVNYVVVCPRKCWLFVHGVEHEAGSELVALGRLLHETSFRRQAQRNVDIEGFARVDFTSEGIMHEVKRGPTQHRAHVLQLAYYLLLLRERGVETQGILHYPRQRRREIVQLGPDLESELQDALRKVREIRQMPTPPAVPRRMAVCRSCAYDEFCWGDEFDESEDV, from the coding sequence GAGGCGGAGGCACCGGATACGGAGATGTCGTTTCTGGAGAGGATCTTCGGTGAGGACGTGCCTGTACGGGGAGTTGAGGTGAATTACGTCGTGGTGTGTCCTCGCAAGTGCTGGCTTTTCGTGCACGGGGTGGAGCATGAAGCAGGTTCCGAGCTGGTCGCTTTGGGACGGCTGCTGCACGAGACGAGCTTCAGGCGGCAAGCTCAGCGGAACGTAGACATTGAGGGATTTGCCCGCGTGGACTTTACCTCAGAGGGGATCATGCACGAGGTGAAGCGCGGTCCCACTCAACATAGAGCGCACGTACTCCAGCTGGCCTATTACCTCCTGCTGTTGCGCGAGCGCGGCGTCGAAACCCAAGGAATCCTGCATTATCCACGGCAGCGGAGAAGGGAGATCGTGCAGCTGGGGCCGGATCTGGAATCCGAGCTGCAAGATGCGCTCCGGAAGGTTCGGGAAATTCGGCAGATGCCAACCCCACCTGCCGTCCCCCGGCGCATGGCGGTCTGCCGCTCCTGTGCTTACGATGAGTTTTGCTGGGGAGATGAGTTCGACGAATCGGAGGACGTATGA
- the cas1b gene encoding type I-B CRISPR-associated endonuclease Cas1b yields the protein MRRALYLMGGGTLSRKQNTLCLEREGAKRYVPVEQVLEIHVFGEVEFNKRLLEFLSQHEIMVHIYSYHGWYMGTFYPREHNNSGYLLLQQVVHYLDAEKRLDLARRFVFGAIQNLLHVLRYYQRRGKALEDILTALEGQLGRVHSQQGIEQLMQVEGQAREAYYRAFDRILEDPDFEFEERTRRPPRNRMNALLSFGNSLLYTAVLSEIYRTHLDPRIGFLHATNFRRFALNLDVAEVFKPILVDRTVLSLVQKRQIQARHFDEALGGLYLKEEGRRRFLEAWEERLGTTLHHRGLKRHVSYRTLIRLELYKLEKHLLGDREYRPFRTRW from the coding sequence ATGAGGCGGGCTCTCTACCTTATGGGCGGTGGGACCTTGAGCCGCAAGCAGAACACGCTGTGTCTCGAGCGTGAAGGAGCAAAGCGATATGTGCCGGTGGAACAAGTGCTTGAAATCCACGTTTTTGGAGAGGTGGAATTCAACAAGCGCTTGCTGGAATTTTTAAGCCAGCATGAGATCATGGTTCACATCTACAGCTACCACGGATGGTACATGGGGACCTTCTACCCGCGAGAGCATAATAACTCCGGCTATCTACTTCTGCAACAGGTGGTGCACTACTTAGATGCAGAGAAGCGGCTAGATCTGGCCCGTCGGTTCGTCTTTGGCGCTATCCAGAACCTTCTGCACGTCCTTCGGTACTACCAGCGAAGAGGTAAGGCGCTTGAAGACATCCTCACAGCGCTCGAAGGACAACTTGGACGAGTGCATAGCCAGCAAGGAATTGAACAGCTCATGCAAGTAGAGGGGCAAGCTCGAGAAGCTTACTATCGAGCGTTTGATCGGATCTTGGAGGATCCCGATTTTGAGTTCGAAGAGCGCACGCGACGACCGCCACGCAACCGTATGAATGCACTCCTCTCATTCGGCAATAGCCTCCTGTATACTGCCGTGCTCTCGGAGATCTACCGGACCCATCTCGATCCGCGGATTGGGTTCCTACATGCGACAAATTTCCGCCGCTTTGCTCTAAACCTGGACGTAGCAGAAGTTTTTAAGCCCATCCTCGTTGATCGCACAGTTTTAAGTCTTGTGCAAAAGCGTCAAATCCAGGCCAGACATTTCGATGAAGCCTTAGGTGGATTGTACCTTAAGGAGGAGGGACGACGGCGGTTCTTAGAGGCATGGGAGGAGCGATTGGGGACCACTCTGCATCACCGAGGACTGAAGCGACATGTCTCCTACCGTACGCTCATCCGGTTAGAGCTCTACAAGCTCGAAAAACACTTGTTGGGCGATCGGGAATACCGGCCATTTCGGACCCGCTGGTAA